One genomic segment of Amycolatopsis sp. WQ 127309 includes these proteins:
- a CDS encoding DUF998 domain-containing protein: MTTSLSPARTAATSDGRTRALLACGVLAGPVFVLTGLVQGLTRAGFDLTRHPASLLSNGSLGFIQITNFLVSGLLTIAAAAGIRRALPGRWGPGFLAVYGVGLLCAGVFRADPQDGFPLGTPAGPPASVSWHGTLHFVCGGLGFAGLVAACFVIGSHLTPGRAWYARITGVLFFLGFAGVASGSTSPAVTLGFWAAVTVAWLWLATTSAHLARR, from the coding sequence ATGACCACCTCCCTGAGCCCCGCCCGCACCGCCGCGACGTCGGACGGCCGGACCCGCGCCCTGCTCGCCTGCGGCGTCCTCGCCGGACCCGTCTTCGTCCTGACCGGGCTGGTCCAGGGCCTGACGCGAGCGGGCTTCGACCTCACGCGGCACCCGGCGAGCCTGCTGTCCAACGGCTCGCTCGGCTTCATCCAGATCACGAACTTCCTGGTCAGCGGCCTGCTGACAATCGCGGCCGCCGCCGGGATCCGGCGGGCGCTACCCGGCCGGTGGGGGCCGGGATTCCTCGCCGTCTACGGCGTCGGCCTGCTCTGCGCCGGCGTCTTCCGGGCCGACCCGCAGGACGGCTTCCCGCTCGGCACGCCCGCCGGGCCGCCGGCGTCGGTGAGCTGGCACGGCACGCTGCACTTCGTCTGCGGCGGCCTCGGCTTCGCCGGCCTGGTCGCGGCGTGCTTCGTCATCGGCTCGCACCTCACGCCGGGGCGGGCCTGGTACGCGCGGATCACCGGCGTGCTTTTCTTCCTCGGCTTCGCGGGCGTAGCGTCCGGTTCGACGAGCCCGGCCGTGACGCTCGGCTTCTGGGCGGCGGTCACCGTCGCCTGGCTCTGGCTCGCGACGACGTCAGCCCACCTGGCGCGGCGCTGA
- a CDS encoding alpha/beta fold hydrolase — MSTTVSADGTKIAYTRAGSGPALVLVDGAMCYRGSSPNDDLAKELAAHFTVYTYDRRGRGESTDTTPYAVEREVEDLEALIGEAGGTALLFGISSGAALALEAVDRGLPATKLALYEPPFILDDTRKPVPADYATRLDEAVATGKRGKAVKIFMREGVGLSGGVVAMMRIMPFWSKLKRVAHTLPYDTAVVGDHQSGAALPSPAWPQVKIPTMTIDGGKSPEWMRNGVAALAKALPSADHRTLAGQTHIVKAAALAPVLRDFFRG, encoded by the coding sequence ATGAGCACGACGGTTTCCGCCGACGGCACCAAGATCGCCTACACCCGCGCCGGGTCCGGCCCCGCGCTCGTCCTCGTGGACGGCGCGATGTGCTACCGGGGGTCGTCCCCCAACGACGACCTGGCGAAGGAGCTGGCCGCTCACTTCACGGTCTACACCTACGACCGCCGAGGCCGCGGCGAGAGCACCGACACGACGCCGTACGCGGTCGAGCGCGAGGTCGAGGACCTCGAGGCGCTGATCGGGGAAGCGGGCGGCACTGCATTGTTGTTCGGCATCTCGTCGGGCGCCGCGCTGGCGCTGGAGGCGGTGGACCGCGGGCTCCCGGCGACGAAGCTGGCGCTGTACGAACCGCCGTTCATCCTCGACGACACCCGCAAGCCGGTCCCGGCCGACTACGCGACCCGCCTGGACGAAGCCGTGGCGACGGGCAAGCGCGGCAAGGCGGTCAAGATCTTCATGAGGGAGGGCGTCGGCCTGAGCGGCGGCGTGGTCGCGATGATGCGGATCATGCCGTTCTGGTCGAAGCTCAAGCGAGTGGCCCACACCCTCCCGTACGACACGGCGGTGGTGGGTGACCACCAGTCGGGCGCCGCGCTGCCGTCCCCGGCGTGGCCGCAGGTGAAGATCCCGACGATGACCATCGACGGCGGCAAGAGCCCGGAGTGGATGCGCAACGGCGTGGCGGCGCTGGCGAAGGCCCTGCCGTCGGCGGACCACCGGACGTTGGCGGGCCAGACACACATCGTGAAGGCGGCGGCTCTGGCCCCGGTGCTGAGGGACTTCTTCCGCGGCTAG
- a CDS encoding O-acetyl-ADP-ribose deacetylase yields MSPSIRIVEADITTLDVDVVVNAANSSLLGGGGVDGAIHRKGGPAILAACRELRAGHYGRGLKTGQAVATTAGNLPAKWVVHTVGPVWSADEDRSGLLADCHRNSLKVADELQAKTIAFPAISTGIYRWPMESAAEIALATVRGTATGVEEIVFALRGDEAVRVFRACHNSLA; encoded by the coding sequence ATGAGCCCGTCCATCCGGATCGTCGAAGCCGACATCACCACCCTCGACGTCGATGTCGTCGTCAACGCCGCCAACTCCTCGCTGCTGGGCGGGGGCGGCGTCGACGGGGCCATCCACCGCAAGGGCGGGCCCGCGATCCTCGCCGCGTGCCGCGAACTGCGGGCCGGGCACTACGGGCGGGGGCTCAAGACCGGGCAGGCCGTCGCCACCACCGCCGGGAACCTGCCCGCGAAGTGGGTCGTGCACACCGTCGGGCCCGTGTGGTCCGCCGACGAAGACCGGTCAGGACTCCTCGCCGACTGCCACCGGAACTCGCTGAAGGTCGCTGACGAACTCCAAGCCAAGACCATCGCGTTTCCCGCCATTTCCACCGGGATCTACCGCTGGCCGATGGAGTCCGCCGCCGAGATCGCGCTCGCCACCGTCCGCGGAACAGCGACCGGTGTCGAGGAAATCGTCTTCGCGCTTCGCGGGGACGAAGCCGTCCGGGTCTTTCGCGCGTGTCACAACTCCCTTGCCTGA
- a CDS encoding HAD family hydrolase translates to MPTRALVFDFDGTLADTESAVLASWQETFRDHGVELPLEAWYAVIGTQHTTDAMFALLTERVPGVDTEALRPITRARVLKLLETLGPRDGVLGYLDSARDHGLKLAVASSSSGGWVLPHLERLGIAGYFDAVCTGDRHAAKPRPDLYLAALDALGAKAGDAIAFEDTPHGVTSAKAAGLTCVAVPNAITENLDFGAADVVLPSFTAKPLEALLSR, encoded by the coding sequence GTGCCCACTCGCGCTCTGGTCTTCGACTTCGACGGCACGCTCGCCGACACCGAGTCCGCCGTGCTCGCCTCCTGGCAGGAGACCTTCCGCGACCACGGCGTCGAGCTGCCGCTCGAAGCCTGGTACGCCGTGATCGGCACCCAGCACACCACGGACGCGATGTTCGCCCTGCTCACCGAGCGGGTTCCGGGCGTCGACACCGAGGCGCTGCGGCCCATCACCAGGGCCCGGGTCCTCAAGCTCCTCGAGACCCTCGGGCCGCGCGACGGCGTCCTCGGCTACCTCGACTCCGCGCGGGACCACGGCCTGAAGCTGGCCGTCGCGTCCAGCTCGTCCGGGGGCTGGGTGCTCCCGCACCTCGAACGGCTCGGCATCGCGGGCTACTTCGACGCCGTCTGCACCGGTGACCGGCACGCCGCCAAGCCCCGGCCCGACCTCTACCTCGCCGCCCTCGACGCGCTGGGCGCCAAGGCCGGCGACGCCATCGCCTTCGAGGACACCCCGCACGGCGTGACCTCGGCCAAAGCGGCCGGGCTGACCTGCGTCGCGGTGCCCAACGCGATCACCGAGAACCTCGACTTCGGCGCGGCGGACGTCGTCCTGCCGTCCTTCACGGCGAAGCCGCTCGAAGCGCTTCTCAGCCGTTAG
- a CDS encoding NUDIX domain-containing protein, which produces MAGKRSAGLLLHRGRGDDVEVLLGHMGGPFWAKKDAASWSLPKGELDEDEPPEDAARREFREELGLPAPEGDYVPLGEIKQSGGKVVTAWAVEADLDPAAVVPGTFTMEWPPRSGKQQEFPELDRVEWFTLDVAREKLLKGQLPFLDRLVASLPNG; this is translated from the coding sequence ATGGCGGGCAAACGCAGTGCCGGGCTCCTGCTCCACCGCGGGCGGGGCGACGACGTCGAAGTGCTGCTCGGGCACATGGGCGGGCCGTTCTGGGCGAAGAAGGACGCGGCTTCGTGGTCGCTGCCGAAGGGCGAGCTCGACGAGGACGAGCCCCCGGAGGACGCGGCGCGGCGCGAGTTCCGGGAGGAGCTGGGCCTGCCCGCGCCCGAGGGCGACTACGTGCCGCTCGGCGAGATCAAGCAGTCGGGCGGCAAGGTCGTCACGGCGTGGGCGGTCGAGGCCGACCTCGACCCGGCAGCCGTCGTGCCCGGGACGTTCACCATGGAGTGGCCGCCGCGTTCGGGCAAGCAGCAGGAGTTCCCCGAGCTGGACCGGGTCGAGTGGTTCACCCTCGACGTCGCCCGGGAGAAGCTGCTCAAGGGCCAGCTGCCGTTCCTCGACCGGCTGGTCGCGTCGCTGCCTAACGGCTGA
- a CDS encoding ATP/GTP-binding protein translates to MASGNSEPRRNLTATAVKVLIAGGFGVGKTTMVGSVSEVPPLRTEEVITTASEGVDDLSGVEQKTTTTVALDFGRITINPDLILYLFGTPGQDRFWFMWDELAEGALGAVVLADTRRLDSCFAAVDFFERRNLPFVVGVNCFDGGYRYGTEEVRQALDIGMDVPLLLCDARERESTKQVLTSLMEHVMARSDLAAAQGGF, encoded by the coding sequence ATGGCATCCGGAAACTCTGAACCCCGGCGCAACCTGACCGCGACCGCGGTCAAGGTGCTGATCGCCGGCGGCTTCGGGGTCGGCAAGACCACGATGGTCGGTTCGGTGAGCGAAGTGCCGCCGCTGCGCACCGAGGAAGTCATCACGACCGCGTCCGAGGGCGTGGACGACCTTTCGGGCGTCGAGCAGAAGACCACCACGACGGTCGCGCTCGACTTCGGCCGCATCACGATCAACCCCGACCTGATCCTGTACCTGTTCGGCACGCCGGGGCAGGACCGGTTCTGGTTCATGTGGGACGAGCTGGCGGAGGGCGCGCTCGGCGCCGTCGTGCTGGCCGACACCCGGCGCCTCGACAGCTGCTTCGCCGCGGTGGACTTCTTCGAGCGCCGCAACCTGCCGTTCGTCGTCGGCGTGAACTGCTTCGACGGCGGCTACCGCTACGGCACCGAAGAGGTCCGGCAGGCGCTCGACATCGGCATGGACGTCCCGCTGCTGCTGTGCGACGCGCGCGAGCGGGAGTCGACGAAGCAGGTGCTGACCAGCCTGATGGAACACGTGATGGCGCGGTCCGACCTGGCGGCCGCCCAGGGCGGCTTCTGA
- a CDS encoding DUF742 domain-containing protein, translating into MSAKHEAWFDDEAGPLVRSYAVTGGRTRSDTLGLDLITLVVALRTAHEAGMLEPEYARIVALCQRPVSVAEVAARVDLPLPVVKVMLSDLIEQNLVLFRTAAPVNETPNKHVLQAVLDGIRKL; encoded by the coding sequence ATGAGTGCCAAGCACGAAGCCTGGTTCGACGACGAGGCCGGCCCCCTGGTCCGGTCCTACGCCGTCACGGGTGGGCGCACGCGGTCCGACACCCTGGGGCTCGACCTCATCACCCTGGTCGTCGCCCTGCGCACGGCGCACGAGGCGGGCATGCTCGAACCCGAGTACGCCCGCATCGTCGCGCTGTGCCAGCGGCCGGTCTCGGTGGCCGAGGTGGCCGCGCGGGTCGATCTGCCGTTGCCCGTGGTCAAGGTGATGCTCAGCGACCTCATCGAGCAGAACCTGGTGCTGTTCCGTACCGCGGCGCCGGTGAACGAAACCCCCAACAAACACGTACTCCAGGCGGTTCTTGATGGCATCCGGAAACTCTGA
- a CDS encoding roadblock/LC7 domain-containing protein: protein MANSGVSELDWLLDDLVKRVAGADRAVVLSSDGLLIGRSGNLTEEDAEHLSAVASAFQSLARGTGRHFGGGNVRQTMVEMDHAFLFVTAAGRGACLALLAREDADMGLVAYEMNLMVKRVGQVLTSAPRTGAGVLPTTT from the coding sequence ATGGCCAACTCAGGCGTCAGTGAGCTCGACTGGCTGCTGGACGACCTCGTCAAGCGGGTCGCCGGAGCGGACCGCGCCGTGGTGCTGTCCTCGGACGGCCTGCTCATCGGGCGGTCCGGGAACCTCACCGAAGAGGACGCCGAACACCTGTCGGCGGTGGCTTCGGCGTTCCAGAGCCTCGCGCGCGGTACCGGGCGGCACTTCGGCGGCGGTAACGTCCGGCAGACGATGGTCGAGATGGACCACGCGTTCCTGTTCGTGACGGCGGCCGGGCGCGGTGCCTGTCTCGCCCTGCTCGCCCGGGAGGACGCGGACATGGGCCTCGTGGCCTACGAGATGAACCTGATGGTGAAGCGGGTCGGCCAGGTGCTCACCTCGGCCCCGCGGACCGGCGCCGGCGTCCTGCCCACGACGACATGA
- a CDS encoding ATP-binding protein, with the protein MKQISLRRNRGSSIRKRVLTIALIPSVALLLVGVALAGYLIYDAVTGRDYVNRIRGSEAPSIPFFGALQQERLATLSLLAGQGNQRAVLAAVRPKTDQNAAKTIEYLKDSFAGYDDTPPSVQKNITTFFGLYQQLPQTRQAVDSGQIQISQAFAFYNKIIDQFTDGLAGLAQNARGAQNAFDRLTAIPMFTAAEAMQRSDALAAAGLAAGGLTNDDFRTYVGQVGAYHAQLDASAPKMIPDVKAKYDQLLASQPWQIVNQVETAFLRGDLTKLPVAQDQWRAAAKQVGDALSGIFVAQSASASQAAIDDADSTFTESLIAGVIAVLFAVFVVFVAVRLSNRLIGRLHRLREDTLDAAEVRLPELVARVQAGEPVDLEEGGHFLDHGTDEIGQVADAFNKAQQTAIAAAIDEAKIREGTKTVFLNIAHRSQVIVHRQLKVLDQAERKQEDPEQLDTLFQLDHLSTRARRNAENLIILGGGQPGRQWRNPVGLAELVRGASAETEDFARVKTAALPQIAIRGPVVGDLVHLLAELIDNATSFSPPQSRVEVRGNVVGKGVVIEVEDQGLGLEPDQTEEINTLLAAPPDFGIMALSDEPRLGLFVVARLAARHGIQVHLRESAYGGTRAIVLVRTDLLAPLAELEPEQPITPPKPELVPNPGETEPPNDEVRQLRRQPRRPARHRTDPPPMPTQPAPVIAPAPAQPPSEPTPVPVGTVSEPSSQPTQIQPVSQPSSQPTQAQPAASARPPAPPVRSRPARPAAQQPVWPPQEPRQEPRPAVSESRPQQPRRPEAPGRPPLPQRRRQQSLVPQLREDRPAQQEREEVRLDSPEAARSRLSAFQQGTRRARDAEPAENDDTYGERE; encoded by the coding sequence GTGAAGCAGATTTCTCTTCGACGCAACCGGGGATCCTCGATTCGGAAGCGCGTCCTCACGATCGCGCTCATCCCCAGTGTCGCGCTGTTGCTCGTCGGCGTGGCCCTCGCAGGTTACCTGATCTACGACGCCGTCACGGGCCGTGACTACGTGAACCGGATCCGCGGCTCGGAAGCGCCGTCGATCCCGTTCTTCGGCGCGCTGCAGCAGGAGCGCCTGGCGACCCTGAGCCTGCTCGCGGGCCAGGGCAACCAGCGCGCGGTGCTCGCGGCCGTCCGCCCGAAGACGGACCAGAACGCCGCGAAGACGATCGAGTACCTCAAGGACAGCTTCGCCGGCTACGACGACACCCCGCCGAGCGTCCAGAAGAACATCACCACGTTCTTCGGGCTCTACCAGCAGCTGCCGCAGACGCGCCAGGCGGTCGACAGCGGGCAGATCCAGATCAGCCAGGCCTTCGCCTTCTACAACAAGATCATCGACCAGTTCACCGACGGCCTGGCCGGGCTGGCGCAGAACGCGCGTGGCGCGCAGAACGCGTTCGACCGGCTGACCGCCATCCCGATGTTCACCGCGGCGGAGGCGATGCAGCGCAGTGACGCGCTCGCGGCCGCCGGGCTGGCCGCGGGCGGGCTGACGAACGACGACTTCCGCACCTACGTCGGCCAGGTCGGTGCCTACCACGCGCAGCTCGACGCGTCGGCGCCGAAGATGATCCCCGACGTCAAGGCCAAGTACGACCAGCTGCTGGCGAGCCAGCCGTGGCAGATCGTGAACCAGGTCGAGACCGCGTTCCTGCGCGGTGACCTCACCAAGCTGCCGGTGGCGCAGGACCAGTGGCGCGCCGCCGCGAAACAGGTCGGCGACGCCCTGTCGGGCATCTTCGTCGCGCAGAGCGCCAGCGCGAGCCAGGCCGCGATCGACGACGCCGACTCGACGTTCACCGAGTCGCTCATCGCCGGTGTGATCGCCGTGCTGTTCGCGGTCTTCGTCGTCTTCGTCGCCGTCCGGCTGTCGAACCGGCTCATCGGCCGGCTGCACCGGCTGCGCGAGGACACCCTCGACGCGGCCGAGGTCCGGCTGCCCGAGCTGGTCGCCCGGGTCCAGGCGGGTGAGCCCGTCGACCTCGAAGAGGGCGGGCACTTCCTCGACCACGGCACCGACGAGATCGGCCAGGTCGCCGACGCGTTCAACAAGGCGCAGCAGACCGCCATCGCGGCGGCCATCGACGAGGCGAAGATCCGCGAGGGCACCAAGACGGTGTTCCTCAACATCGCCCACCGCAGCCAGGTCATCGTGCACCGCCAGCTCAAGGTGCTCGACCAGGCCGAGCGCAAGCAGGAGGACCCGGAGCAGCTGGACACGCTGTTCCAGCTCGACCACCTCTCCACCCGCGCGCGCCGCAACGCCGAGAACCTGATCATCCTCGGCGGCGGGCAGCCGGGCCGGCAGTGGCGCAACCCGGTCGGGCTGGCCGAGCTGGTCCGCGGCGCGTCCGCCGAGACCGAGGACTTCGCCAGGGTGAAGACGGCGGCGCTGCCGCAGATCGCCATCCGCGGCCCGGTCGTCGGCGACCTCGTGCACCTGCTGGCCGAGCTGATCGACAACGCGACGTCGTTCTCGCCACCGCAGTCGCGGGTCGAGGTCCGCGGCAACGTGGTCGGCAAGGGCGTCGTCATCGAGGTCGAGGACCAGGGCCTCGGGCTCGAGCCGGACCAGACCGAAGAGATCAACACGCTGCTGGCCGCCCCGCCGGACTTCGGCATCATGGCGCTGTCCGACGAGCCGCGCCTCGGCCTGTTCGTGGTCGCGCGGCTGGCCGCGCGGCACGGCATCCAGGTGCACCTGCGCGAGTCGGCCTACGGCGGCACCCGGGCCATCGTCCTGGTCCGCACCGACCTGCTCGCCCCGCTCGCCGAGCTCGAGCCGGAGCAGCCGATCACCCCGCCGAAGCCGGAACTGGTGCCGAACCCCGGCGAGACCGAGCCGCCGAACGACGAGGTCCGGCAGCTGCGGCGGCAGCCGCGCCGCCCGGCGCGCCACCGCACCGACCCGCCGCCGATGCCCACGCAGCCGGCCCCGGTGATCGCGCCGGCCCCGGCGCAGCCGCCGTCCGAGCCGACGCCGGTGCCGGTCGGGACCGTCTCCGAGCCGTCCAGCCAGCCCACCCAGATCCAGCCGGTGAGCCAGCCGTCCAGCCAGCCGACCCAGGCCCAGCCGGCGGCGTCGGCCCGGCCGCCCGCGCCCCCCGTCCGCTCGCGCCCGGCCCGCCCGGCCGCGCAGCAGCCGGTGTGGCCGCCGCAGGAGCCCCGGCAGGAGCCGCGGCCCGCGGTGTCGGAATCCCGGCCCCAGCAGCCTCGGCGTCCGGAGGCCCCCGGCCGCCCGCCGCTGCCGCAACGGCGACGTCAGCAGAGCCTCGTTCCCCAGTTGAGGGAAGATAGGCCCGCACAGCAGGAGCGGGAAGAGGTCCGGCTCGACTCACCGGAAGCAGCCCGCAGTCGGCTGTCCGCGTTCCAGCAGGGCACCCGCCGGGCCCGGGACGCGGAACCAGCCGAGAACGACGACACGTACGGAGAGCGCGAGTAA
- a CDS encoding TetR/AcrR family transcriptional regulator, translating to MSTTTTGRRSAARDRLLETASRVFYTRGIHAVAVDEVIEAADVSRATFYRHFPGKEDLVEAYLAAEDAAIRARVAEAAGAAVAPAELVKLLVLGIGDEICGPGFRGCPFINAAAEYPDPDHPIRQVVHEHRTWFRESIAGILGATGHPEPGEAARELTLLRDGAMVGGYLEDAPAVRASLIRAAEAVVGG from the coding sequence ATGAGCACCACGACCACCGGACGCCGGTCCGCGGCCCGGGACCGCCTGCTGGAGACGGCGTCGCGCGTCTTCTACACCCGCGGGATCCACGCCGTCGCCGTCGACGAGGTGATCGAGGCGGCCGACGTCAGCCGCGCCACCTTCTACCGGCACTTCCCCGGCAAGGAAGACCTGGTCGAGGCCTACCTGGCGGCGGAGGACGCGGCGATCCGGGCGCGCGTCGCGGAAGCGGCGGGAGCGGCCGTGGCGCCGGCCGAACTGGTCAAGCTGCTGGTGCTCGGCATCGGCGACGAGATCTGCGGCCCGGGGTTCCGCGGCTGCCCGTTCATCAACGCCGCCGCCGAGTACCCCGACCCCGACCACCCGATCCGCCAGGTCGTGCACGAGCACCGCACCTGGTTCCGCGAGTCGATCGCCGGGATCCTCGGCGCCACCGGCCACCCGGAACCCGGGGAGGCCGCCCGGGAGCTGACGCTGCTGCGCGACGGCGCGATGGTCGGCGGTTACCTCGAAGACGCGCCGGCGGTGCGCGCGAGCCTCATCCGCGCCGCCGAGGCCGTCGTCGGCGGCTGA
- a CDS encoding transcriptional regulator, with product MTRQARELLDQIQAGLVARDDDNRLVPLITAGRAPRRVFAALAAEEKRITLSDWRSFHALAARADEPNARTFFGGLAPGEQQAHLMLDALIAAAGPDHGEEQPRAGCQAYPAYVAWLALNGEQAAATAGIFANFAAFGRYCADVAAGMREHYGFDDAACAFFDFFAADVPEIEQQALAAIQAGIDAHRLDVHEALLCARLFQSYELQFWNTLADEFPG from the coding sequence ATGACCCGGCAGGCTCGTGAACTGCTCGACCAGATCCAGGCCGGGCTCGTCGCGCGCGACGACGACAACCGGCTGGTCCCGCTGATCACCGCCGGCCGCGCGCCGCGGCGGGTGTTCGCCGCGCTCGCCGCGGAGGAGAAACGGATCACGCTCAGTGACTGGCGGAGCTTCCACGCGCTGGCCGCGCGGGCCGACGAGCCGAACGCGCGCACGTTCTTCGGCGGCCTCGCGCCGGGGGAGCAGCAGGCGCACCTGATGCTCGACGCGCTGATCGCGGCGGCTGGTCCAGACCACGGCGAAGAGCAGCCGCGCGCGGGCTGTCAGGCGTACCCGGCCTACGTCGCGTGGCTGGCGCTGAACGGCGAGCAGGCGGCGGCCACGGCCGGGATCTTCGCCAACTTCGCCGCCTTCGGCCGGTACTGCGCCGACGTCGCGGCCGGCATGCGCGAGCACTACGGGTTCGACGACGCCGCCTGCGCGTTCTTCGACTTCTTCGCCGCGGACGTCCCGGAGATCGAACAGCAGGCGCTCGCCGCGATCCAGGCCGGGATCGACGCGCACCGCCTCGACGTCCACGAGGCCCTGCTCTGCGCCCGGCTGTTCCAGAGTTACGAGCTGCAGTTCTGGAACACCCTCGCCGACGAGTTCCCGGGCTGA
- a CDS encoding long-chain fatty acid--CoA ligase, which yields MLTTPSVAEQTEGQTIPRLLHRNAVTYPDLPAITSLDIEGQPTLSWLEFRTAIAEVSRGLAGLGLAPRDRLLIMAPGCPDHIIADLAAAHLSAIPCTAYATLSPDQIRFVALHSAAPVVVLGGETELARWRTVLDDLPALRHIVVMDETAIPEGDDRFVSLADLRARGRDALAADPEVFEQSWQGIQPDDPLSMIYTSGTTGDPKGVVLSHRNAIHQAYAVTELHHPPMHATNIAYLPLAHIAERELSVYLPIVWAGHVHTLADPSGVVGALGKVHPQSFFGVPRVWEKMVAGLKNMLGGVPEDRRAALLAANELLQQGYKLRSAGQEVPPELAERIKQTDAAALAPVRALLGLDQVLVASSGAAALPVEIIYFLAGLGIEIAEVWGLSETTGAATSNSGTAFRAGSVGKPLADVDVRVADDGELLVRGPIVFLGYLQEDGTIADATDADGWYATGDIGTIDEDGFVTITDRKKELIITSSGKNIAPTRIEGLLKEHPLIGQAVAIGDDRPYVTALLVIDDEIAPGWAAANGVDAKPDELADHPAVRAELERAVESANSRLARIEQIKRYHVLPKTWTPESGELTPTLKLKRRIINDRYSADIEALYAATRNPAPTAGS from the coding sequence GTGTTGACCACCCCGTCCGTCGCCGAGCAGACCGAAGGTCAGACGATCCCGCGCCTGCTGCACCGCAACGCGGTCACCTACCCCGACCTGCCGGCGATCACTTCGCTCGACATCGAGGGGCAGCCGACGCTCAGCTGGCTGGAGTTCCGCACCGCGATCGCCGAGGTGTCCCGCGGCCTGGCCGGGCTCGGGCTCGCCCCGCGCGACCGGCTGCTGATCATGGCGCCCGGCTGCCCGGACCACATCATCGCCGACCTCGCCGCGGCGCACCTGTCCGCGATCCCGTGCACGGCGTACGCCACGCTCAGCCCGGACCAGATCCGGTTCGTCGCGCTGCACAGCGCGGCGCCGGTCGTCGTGCTCGGCGGTGAGACCGAGCTGGCCCGCTGGCGGACGGTGCTCGACGACCTCCCGGCGCTGCGCCACATCGTCGTGATGGACGAGACGGCGATCCCGGAAGGTGACGACCGGTTCGTCTCCCTGGCCGACCTCCGGGCGCGCGGCCGGGACGCGCTGGCCGCCGACCCCGAGGTCTTCGAGCAGTCCTGGCAGGGCATCCAGCCCGACGACCCGCTGTCGATGATCTACACCTCGGGCACCACCGGCGACCCGAAGGGCGTCGTGCTGTCCCACCGCAACGCGATCCACCAGGCGTACGCGGTGACCGAGCTGCACCACCCGCCGATGCACGCGACGAACATCGCGTACCTGCCGCTCGCGCACATCGCCGAGCGGGAGCTGTCGGTCTACCTGCCGATCGTCTGGGCCGGGCACGTGCACACGCTCGCCGACCCGTCCGGCGTGGTCGGCGCGCTCGGCAAGGTGCACCCGCAGAGCTTCTTCGGCGTCCCGCGCGTGTGGGAGAAGATGGTCGCCGGGCTGAAGAACATGCTCGGCGGCGTGCCGGAAGACCGGCGTGCGGCGTTGCTCGCGGCGAACGAGCTGCTGCAGCAGGGCTACAAGCTGCGCAGCGCCGGTCAGGAGGTCCCGCCGGAGCTGGCCGAGCGGATCAAGCAGACCGACGCGGCCGCCCTCGCCCCGGTGCGGGCGCTGCTCGGGCTGGACCAGGTGCTCGTCGCCTCCAGCGGCGCGGCCGCGCTGCCGGTGGAGATCATCTACTTCCTCGCCGGCCTCGGCATCGAGATCGCCGAGGTCTGGGGCCTGTCCGAGACGACCGGCGCGGCGACGTCGAACTCGGGCACCGCGTTCCGCGCGGGCAGCGTCGGCAAGCCGCTCGCCGACGTCGACGTGCGTGTCGCCGACGACGGTGAGCTGCTGGTCCGCGGCCCGATCGTCTTCCTCGGCTACCTGCAGGAGGACGGCACGATCGCCGACGCGACCGACGCCGACGGCTGGTACGCCACCGGCGACATCGGCACGATCGACGAAGACGGCTTCGTGACGATCACCGACCGCAAGAAGGAACTGATCATCACGTCGAGCGGCAAGAACATCGCCCCGACGCGGATCGAGGGCCTGCTCAAGGAGCACCCGCTGATCGGCCAGGCCGTCGCGATCGGCGACGACCGGCCCTACGTCACGGCGCTGCTCGTCATCGACGACGAGATCGCGCCCGGCTGGGCCGCGGCGAACGGCGTCGACGCGAAGCCGGACGAGCTGGCCGACCACCCGGCGGTGCGCGCGGAGCTGGAGCGTGCCGTCGAGTCGGCCAACAGCCGGCTGGCGCGGATCGAGCAGATCAAGCGGTACCACGTGCTGCCGAAGACGTGGACGCCCGAGTCGGGCGAGCTGACCCCGACGTTGAAGCTCAAGCGCCGCATCATCAACGATCGCTACTCGGCCGACATCGAGGCGCTCTACGCCGCCACCCGCAACCCAGCCCCCACCGCCGGCTCCTAG